The following proteins are encoded in a genomic region of Planococcus lenghuensis:
- a CDS encoding aldehyde dehydrogenase family protein, producing MPEAYLQTLTHQSDVTYPLFNPHTREKIMDIPECSNQQMEEAIEKSKQAFSKMKALSSAERSMILEQTSKFIKENKEEFARIITLESGKPIRLSRSEVERTIETLYFASLEARKLEGESIRMDAATNGGGRDAYTVFQPIGIVGAITPFNFPLNLVAHKVGPALAVGNAIIVKPAEKTPLSAIKLAEAFKKAGLPEDAYQVITGEGPRLGKVLIDHPDVAKLTFTGSPQVGELIKSQAGLKKVTLELGNNSALYIDRSVRGKLGEIAGKAVAGAFAYNGQVCISTQRIYVHEDVSEEFLTHFKRAAESLSYGDPNDETTDLSGVIDGKSQDRIVNWISEAVRDGSELVTGGNKFENGLQPTILKNVPASSKISCQEVFGPVVLVNTVQDADAALAAMNDSQYGLNAGAFTYDLPQAFKLAHELEVGQVLINDVPTLRFDHMPYGGLKSSGYGYEGIKYAMREMVHMKFISMNYTF from the coding sequence ATACCTGAAGCATATTTACAGACACTGACCCATCAGTCGGATGTAACGTATCCGCTGTTCAACCCGCATACACGGGAAAAAATCATGGATATCCCCGAATGCAGCAATCAGCAGATGGAGGAAGCCATTGAAAAGAGCAAGCAGGCATTTTCGAAAATGAAAGCCCTGTCATCGGCTGAAAGGTCAATGATACTGGAGCAGACCAGTAAATTCATAAAGGAAAACAAAGAAGAATTTGCCCGGATCATTACGCTGGAGTCCGGCAAACCGATCCGTCTCTCCCGTTCTGAAGTGGAACGCACCATTGAAACACTCTATTTCGCCTCATTGGAAGCCCGGAAACTCGAAGGCGAATCGATCCGGATGGACGCCGCAACCAATGGCGGCGGGCGGGATGCTTACACGGTTTTTCAGCCGATCGGCATAGTCGGGGCCATCACGCCATTTAATTTCCCGCTGAACTTGGTTGCCCATAAAGTGGGACCGGCACTCGCTGTGGGGAATGCCATTATCGTGAAACCCGCAGAGAAGACGCCGCTTTCCGCCATCAAACTGGCTGAAGCTTTTAAAAAAGCCGGACTCCCGGAAGATGCCTATCAAGTCATTACAGGAGAAGGACCGCGGCTCGGAAAAGTGCTGATCGATCATCCGGACGTCGCGAAACTGACATTTACCGGCAGCCCGCAAGTGGGGGAGCTGATCAAATCCCAGGCGGGACTGAAGAAAGTCACGCTGGAACTCGGCAATAATTCGGCGCTGTATATCGACCGGTCCGTACGCGGCAAGCTCGGGGAAATCGCTGGAAAAGCGGTTGCCGGTGCCTTTGCTTATAACGGGCAGGTCTGCATCAGCACCCAGCGCATCTATGTTCATGAAGACGTGAGCGAAGAATTTTTAACGCATTTTAAGCGGGCTGCAGAGTCGCTGTCCTACGGCGACCCGAACGATGAAACAACAGACTTATCGGGGGTGATTGATGGGAAGTCACAAGACCGGATTGTGAACTGGATTTCGGAGGCTGTCAGGGACGGCAGCGAGCTGGTCACCGGCGGAAACAAGTTTGAGAATGGACTGCAGCCGACTATCCTGAAGAATGTGCCGGCTTCTTCGAAAATTTCCTGTCAGGAAGTATTCGGGCCTGTTGTTCTGGTGAACACAGTGCAAGACGCCGACGCGGCGCTGGCGGCGATGAATGACAGCCAGTATGGATTGAATGCCGGCGCATTTACGTATGACTTGCCGCAGGCATTCAAACTCGCCCATGAATTGGAAGTGGGGCAAGTGCTCATCAATGATGTGCCGACATTGCGGTTTGATCATATGCCGTACGGCGGTTTGAAGTCATCAGGCTACGGTTACGAAGGCATCAAGTATGCGATGCGCGAAATGGTCCATATGAAATTTATCAGCATGAATTACACTTTTTAG
- a CDS encoding LacI family DNA-binding transcriptional regulator, producing the protein MVSSKDVAKHAGVSQTTVSRVMNEPDKVNKKTLHKVNAAMNELGYRPNLIARSLVNKKTHSIALLSGPLYNPFFADTTTSIVNFAKGKGFNVNVHFENFGDNMSVYQDVLSHQVDGIILSSVLYDDPIYDELKKLDIPFIMFNRRHREDGHFIEMDNFQAGRLAAEHLLELNHRNIVWMGGPLTMSTFQGRYEGFKHVLQENDIPFGPENILITNTSKAAIFEEAHALMSKKNRPTAIFAATDSIAIYMMDFLIERGYSIPEDISILGVDNVELSRHHSFQLSTIGTVTEENLGRVAIEHLVDIINGKGNEEMPFVQKTLPTKLFKRNTTSRL; encoded by the coding sequence ATGGTTTCTTCTAAAGATGTAGCAAAGCATGCCGGCGTTTCCCAAACGACGGTTTCCCGGGTGATGAATGAACCGGACAAAGTGAATAAAAAAACGCTGCATAAAGTGAATGCGGCAATGAATGAATTGGGGTACCGGCCCAACCTGATTGCCCGGTCGCTGGTCAATAAGAAAACCCACTCCATCGCCTTGCTGTCGGGACCGCTGTACAATCCTTTCTTTGCCGACACTACGACGTCCATCGTGAATTTTGCCAAAGGGAAGGGATTCAATGTCAATGTCCATTTCGAGAATTTCGGGGACAATATGTCCGTTTACCAGGATGTGCTGAGCCATCAGGTTGATGGCATCATCCTGTCTTCCGTCCTTTATGACGATCCGATTTATGATGAGTTAAAGAAATTGGATATTCCGTTTATCATGTTCAACCGGCGGCATCGCGAAGATGGTCATTTTATCGAAATGGATAATTTTCAAGCCGGCCGGCTGGCAGCAGAGCATCTGCTCGAGCTGAATCATCGGAATATTGTTTGGATGGGCGGCCCGCTAACGATGTCGACCTTCCAGGGCAGGTATGAAGGGTTTAAACATGTGCTCCAGGAAAACGATATTCCGTTTGGCCCTGAAAACATCCTCATCACAAACACCAGCAAAGCCGCGATTTTCGAAGAAGCGCATGCGCTCATGTCCAAAAAGAACCGGCCTACCGCCATTTTTGCCGCGACTGATTCCATTGCCATTTACATGATGGATTTTTTGATCGAGCGGGGCTACAGCATCCCGGAAGACATCAGCATTCTAGGCGTGGATAATGTCGAATTGAGCCGCCATCACTCTTTCCAGCTGAGCACGATCGGAACGGTGACTGAGGAAAATCTGGGCCGCGTGGCGATCGAACATTTAGTGGACATCATCAATGGCAAAGGAAACGAAGAAATGCCATTCGTCCAGAAGACATTGCCGACGAAATTGTTTAAGCGCAACACGACCAGCCGGCTTTGA
- a CDS encoding polysaccharide deacetylase family protein codes for MKKLMIFSLIFSCLLFIVSPGTQALAAKKAEKAEIPVLLYHVVSPTPDPDNLYQFSLEEFEKQMAYLKDNGYRTLTIKQYFNILYGNAAMPAKPILLTFDDNSYDFYPNVYPVLDKYDMKATQFTVSDWVNGSWNMTADEITTVMDNGIDIQNHSVTHPFLTQLSYEAQYAEISGATTALKSLTGKTTNVFAYPYGAYNADTIAVLDELGFEGAFTVAGGLSTSESERYEIPRIMILNGDTLDDFVRKIETGY; via the coding sequence ATGAAGAAATTAATGATTTTCTCACTCATCTTTTCCTGTCTGTTATTCATCGTATCCCCTGGAACACAAGCGCTGGCGGCCAAGAAAGCGGAAAAAGCGGAAATCCCGGTCCTGCTGTACCATGTCGTCTCGCCGACTCCTGACCCGGATAACCTCTATCAATTCAGTCTGGAAGAATTCGAAAAGCAGATGGCTTACCTGAAAGACAATGGCTACCGGACGCTGACCATCAAACAATACTTCAATATCCTGTATGGAAATGCGGCAATGCCGGCCAAGCCGATTCTGCTGACGTTCGATGACAACTCCTATGACTTCTATCCAAATGTCTATCCGGTCCTCGACAAATACGACATGAAAGCGACGCAATTCACGGTGTCGGACTGGGTGAATGGGAGCTGGAACATGACGGCGGACGAAATCACGACGGTCATGGATAACGGCATCGATATCCAGAACCATTCTGTGACTCATCCGTTCCTGACGCAACTGAGCTACGAAGCGCAGTATGCTGAAATCAGCGGTGCCACGACGGCACTCAAATCCCTGACAGGCAAGACGACGAATGTATTCGCCTATCCGTACGGCGCTTACAACGCGGATACAATTGCTGTCCTGGATGAACTCGGCTTCGAAGGCGCCTTCACGGTAGCGGGTGGCTTGAGCACAAGTGAAAGCGAGCGTTACGAAATCCCGCGCATCATGATTCTCAATGGCGACACGCTCGATGATTTCGTGCGGAAAATCGAAACGGGTTATTGA